The following are encoded in a window of Doryrhamphus excisus isolate RoL2022-K1 chromosome 16, RoL_Dexc_1.0, whole genome shotgun sequence genomic DNA:
- the LOC131104684 gene encoding nuclear receptor coactivator 3-like isoform X1 codes for MSGLGENSMEPLSSENRKRKLSTCDTPGLGSERKRREQESKYIEELAELISANLSDIDSFNVKPDKCAILKETVRQIRQIKEQGKASTSDDDVQKSDVSSTGQGVIDKDHLGPLLLQALDGFLFVVNREGSIVFVSDNVTQYLQYKQDELINTSVYNILHEEDREEFHKNLPKTNLNGVSWGNEATRQKSHTFNCRMLVKFGHGHGAMEEGPGGPRYETMQCFALTQPKAMIEEGEDLQSCMICVARRVTAMERTESFNTRHELSGKLIQIDQNSLRASMRPGWEDLLRRCIQMFLQHSDGQPWSHKRHYHEAFLQGHAETPLYRFSLSDGTPVTAQTKSKLYRHPMSNEPQGFISTHLLQREPNGYRSAQGGNMMPNTMRQQTMGGPNPNAQINMNTSGGMGMGGMGGMNRGFGMNEQSHMGHMGQMSGCSAYGGSSGGGGGGMGNRMMQMSQMGHMNQMGPMNNPGQGMQQHPQQPPFQSSGGFGLSGLNSPSGSPRMGGPQSGLLMSPRNRGSPKMGGNQFSPGGMHSPMSGICSGGGGSGNTTTYSSSSLNALQAISEGVGNSVSTTLMSPSPVHKPDTSPSVHSSSSSQPNQMAKPAQDGSKSPAGGLGLGLGDQHHPMHHHHNHQHPQAESSGDRPDSQATTAPKESSEGSSEAGGGTSETTRRLPDSKGHKKLLQLLTSPTEELAIGGSGPTGPPNLPPSTNSSTPVTSETKDPNGGMTSPSSTGVSSSSSASANSSQTSGLAGVSTSASYTGSLQEKHKILHKLLQNGNTPDEVAKITAEATGKVSLGNQEGAEVGTGASGVGSGPGLITEPKQEQLSPKKEKTHALLHYLLNKDDSKEPLDVKPKLEDLDGKGTSGTAGGPPRGGPGSAPEHHESKIKSEPPDDLHNLESILGDLRGSSSDFYSDQAGGAGSNDTVNKPQGGLDDSLQRSPGMGAGPRGSFQRALSVEGKPPGGLGGAGRRPMLVKQENMIGSPDGYSGNMGQLNRGMVPQRSPMAGSGDWGIPRSSTSPVGSAGHPSMMRPNMEYRGSKGMMTASMVSRSNSIPGSRSMLQQQLMDMGGTTDMMGGNSFNQQSQPNQSTSWSDTLMGMEGNRRQFANTLDELLVPPTTTEGQSDERALLDQLDSLLNNTDGMALEEIDRALGIPDLVSQTQGTEQQLETFTGQEPSMVLDQKPLYGQGYPGPPTMPMQTGYGGNPMQGQPQQGGFGPMLSQMGQSNSFPGMGGMGGMGHPRANMMRPRMMSANKPMRLQLQQRLQGQQFMNQTRQAMGMKMENPGGNPAMRQAMQPGMAAQQGFLNAQMMAQRSREMVTMQMRRQRMMMLMQQQQQQQQAAAGGFSPPPNVTAPGGMDNPVGGLNMVQPGPQQFGYGGNYGMSQQGDPSFGPSGNSPPNTMMPGRLGPQNPMMQQHPQGGPMYQGADMKGWSQGGMGRNSSYPQQQFSQQVPPGQQQQFGQQGNPGQYGGMMMNGGMAAGGGGGGHMGQMGGQIGMNPMVMGRMMGPDQVGAQVHSRSLI; via the exons ATGAGCGGTTTGGGGGAGAACTCCATGGAACCTCTGAGCTCAGAAAATCGGAAACGCAAACTCTCCACTTGTGACACGCCTGGTCTTGG GAGTGAGAGGAAGCGGCGGGAGCAGGAAAGCAAATATATCGAGGAGCTGGCGGAGCTGATCTCCGCCAACCTTAGCGACATCGACAGCTTCAATGTCAAACCAGACAAATGTGCAATCCTCAAAGAGACAGTGCGCCAAATCCGCCAGATCAAAGAGCAAG GCAAAGCTTCAACCAGTGACGACGATGTTCAGAAATCAGATGTATCCTCAACAGGTCAAGGAGTCATTGACAAAGACCACCTTGGTCCGCTCCTGCTGCAG GCATTGGACGGCTTCCTGTTTGTGGTGAACCGCGAGGGAAGTATTGTGTTTGTGTCGGACAACGTGACACAGTACCTGCAGTACAAACAGGACGAGCTCATTAACACCAGTGTGTACAACATTCTGCACGAAGAAGACAGAGAGGAGTTCCACAAGAACCTGCCCAAGACCAACT TAAATGGAGTGTCGTGGGGAAATGAGGCGACCAGACAGAAGAGTCACACCTTCAACTGCCGAATGCTCGTCAAATTTGGCCACGGCCATGGAGCCATGGAGGAGGGGCCAGGAGGGCCACGCTATGAGACCATGCAATGTTTTGCCCTCACGCAACCTAAGGCCATGATTGAGGAGGGGGAAG ACCTACAGTCATGTATGATATGTGTTGCCCGTCGGGTTACAGCCATGGAGAGAACGGAGAGTTTCAATACAAGGCATGAGCTCTCAG GTAAACTCATCCAGATTGACCAGAACTCTCTGCGAGCATCAATGCGTCCCGGCTGGGAGGACTTATTGCGGCGGTGCATTCAGATGTTCCTTCAGCACAGTGACGGGCAACCCTGGTCACATAAACGCCACTATCACGAAG CTTTTTTGCAGGGTCATGCAGAGACGCCACTTTATCGCTTCTCTCTGTCTGATGGCACTCCAGTCACAGCGCAGACAAAGAGCAAACTGTACCGTCATCCTATGAGCAACGAGCCACAAGGCTTCATCTCCACTCACCTCCTTCAGAG AGAACCAAATGGCTACCGCTCGGCTCAGGGTGGGAACATGATGCCCAACACCATGAGACAGCAAACCATGGGTGGTCCCAACCCCAATgcccaaatcaatatgaacacCAGTGGAGGGATGGGCATGGGGGGCATGGGTGGAATGAACAGGGGCTTTGGTATGAACGAGCAAAGCCACATGGGTCACATGGGTCAGATGAGTGGCTGCTCCGCATATGGAGGAAGCAGTGGTGGAGGGGGCGGAGGCATGGGCAACCGCATGATGCAGATGAGCCAGATGGGACATATGAACCAAATGGGTCCCATGAATAACCCAGGCCAAGGTATGCAGCAGCACCCACAGCAGCCCCCCTTCCAGAGCAGCGGTGGTTTTGGGTTGAGTGGCTTGAACAGCCCTTCAGGAAGCCCCCGGATGGGTGGTCCCCAATCAGGACTCTTAATGTCACCTCGAAATAGAGGTAGTCCAAAGATGGGCGGCAATCAGTTTTCTCCAGGAG GCATGCACTCGCCCATGAGTGGCATTTGCAGTGGTGGAGGAGGCAGTGGGAACACAACAACCTACTCCAGCAGCTCCCTAAACGCCTTACAAGCAATCAGTGAAGGAGTAGGGAACTCCGTCAGCACCACTCTGATGTCTCCTTCGCCAGTACATAAACCTGATACCTCTCCTAGCGTccactcctcttcttcttcccagCCAAACCAAATGGCCAAACCAGCCCAGGATGGATCCAAAAGCCCAGCGGGAGGCTTGGGGCTCGGGCTCGGTGACCAGCACCACCCCATGCACCATCACCACAATCATCAGCATCCTCAGGCTGAGAGTTCTGGGGATAGACCTGACAGCCAAGCAACTACAGCACCGAAAGAATCTTCAGAGGGGAGCAGCGAGGCTGGTGGGGGGACATCGGAGACCACTAGAAGGTTACCAGACAGTAAGGGCCATAAGAAATTGCTCCAGTTGCTGACCTCGCCAACGGAGGAGCTCGCGATAGGAGGCAGTGGACCAACAGGGCCCCCTAATCTGCCACCATCAACCAACAGCAGTACTCCGGTGACCTCAGAAACTAAGGACCCCAATGGGGGGATGACTAGCCCCTCATCCACGGGTGTGTCCTCTTCGTCCTCAGCCAGTGCCAATTCAAGCCAGACAAGCGGGCTTGCGGGTGTGTCCACATCAGCTAGCTACACGGGCTCACTGCAAGAAAAGCATAAAATCCTCCACAAGCTTCTCCAGAATGGCAATACACCTGATGAGGTAGCAAAGATCACAGCCGAGGCTACAGGAAAGGTGTCACTCGGGAACCAAGAGGGTGCTGAAGTAGGTACCGGAGCGTCGGGTGTAGGGAGCGGGCCGGGCTTAATCACTGAACCCAAGCAGGAGCAGCTTAGCCCCAAAAAGGAGAAAACTCATGCCCTCCTTCACTATCTACTCAACAAGGATGATTCTAAAGAGCCATTGGATGTCAAGCCCAAACTGGAGGATTTAGACGGCAAGGGAACCTCTGGGACCGCTGGCGGTCCTCCACGGGGAGGCCCTGGATCTGCACCTGAACATCATGAGAGTAAGATCAAGTCAGAGCCACCTGATGAT TTGCACAACCTTGAGTCTATCCTGGGAGATCTGAGGGGGTCAAGCTCTGATTTTTACTCAGATCAGGCAGGAGGTGCTGGGTCAAATGACACAGTTAACAAACCACAGGGTGGCCTTGATGACAGCCTACAGA GGAGTCCAGGTATGGGTGCAGGACCTCGAGGGTCCTTTCAGAGGGCCTTATCTGTGGAGGGGAAGCCTCCCGGTGGGCTTGGAGGAGCAGGAAGACGCCCCATGCTTGTCAAGCAGGAGAATATGATTGGTAGTCCAGATGGCTACTCAGGAAACATGG GACAACTGAATAGGGGCATGGTTCCCCAGAGATCTCCCATGGCTGGATCTGGAGACTGGGGTATACCTCGATCCAGTACCAGTCCAGTGGGTTCAGCTGGCCACCCCTCCATGATGCGTCCCAATATGGAGTACAGGGGTAGCAAAGGAATGATGACGGCGTCCATGGTGAGCCGTTCCAACAGTATTCCGGGATCCAGGTCTATGCTTCAGCAGCAGCTGATGGACATGG GTGGCACCACTGACATGATGGGTGGGAACTCCTTCAACCAGCAAAGCCAGCCCAACCAGTCCACTTCATGGTCAGATACTCTCATGGGCATGGAAGGCAACAG ACGCCAATTCGCCAACACTCTGGATGAACTTCTGGTGCCACCCACTACCACTGAGGGTCAAAGTGACGAGCGGGCGCTTTTGGACCAGCTGGATTCCCTTTTGAACAACACGGATGGCATGGCCCTTGAGGAGATAGACAGGGCTCTTGGCATTCCAGACCTCGTCAGCCAG ACACAGGGAACAGAGCAGCAACTGGAGACTTTTACTGGACAGGAACCGTCAATGGTGCTGGACCAGAAGCCTCTGTATGGACAAGGCTATCCCGGACCCCCGACTATGCCCATGCAAACTGGCTACGGAGGGAACCCAATGCAGGGACAACCTCAGCAGGGAGGATTTGGGCCCATGTTGTCACAAATGGGACAAAGCAACAGCTTCCCCGGCATGGGTGGAATGGGGGGCATGGGGCACCCTCGTGCAAACATGATGAGGCCGAGGATGATGAGTGCTAATAAGCCCATGAGGCTCCAGCTGCAACAGAGGCTGCAGGGACAACAG TTCATGAATCAGACCCGCCAGGCCATGGGCATGAAGATGGAGAACCCTGGAGGCAATCCCGCCATGCGGCAAGCCATGCAGCCAGGCATGGCTGCACAG cagggTTTCTTGAACGCTCAGATGATGGCTCAGCGCAGCAGGGAGATGGTGACAATGCAGATGAGGAGGCAGCGcatgatgatgctgatgcagcaacagcagcagcaacagcaggcgGCTGCAGGTGGATTCAGCCCCCCGCCAAACGTCACCGCTCCCGGCGGCATGGACAACCCAGTGGGGGGGCTAAATATGGTTCAGCCTGGTCCCCAGCAGTTCGGCTACGGAGGGAATTATG GAATGAGCCAGCAGGGGGACCCGTCATTTGGTCCTTCTGGCAATAGTCCTCCAAACACCATGATGCcaggccgcctggggcctcaaAATCCCATGATGCAACAACACCCGCAGGGTGGTCCTATGTACCAGGGTGCGGATATGAAGGGCTGGTCGCAGGGAGGCATGGGACGCAACAG TTCGTACCCTCAGCAGCAGTTTAGCCAACAAGTGCCACcagggcagcagcagcagtttggGCAGCAAGGAAATCCAGGCCAGTATGGGGGCATGATGATGAACGGCGGCATGGCCGCcggtggaggaggtggtggtcACATGGGTCAGATGGGAGGTCAGATAGGCATGAATCCAATGGTAATGGGGCGCATGATGGGACCAGATCAGGTAGGTGCACAAGTTCACTCAAGGTCACTAATTTAA
- the LOC131104684 gene encoding nuclear receptor coactivator 3-like isoform X3 → MSGLGENSMEPLSSENRKRKLSTCDTPGLGSERKRREQESKYIEELAELISANLSDIDSFNVKPDKCAILKETVRQIRQIKEQGKASTSDDDVQKSDVSSTGQGVIDKDHLGPLLLQALDGFLFVVNREGSIVFVSDNVTQYLQYKQDELINTSVYNILHEEDREEFHKNLPKTNLNGVSWGNEATRQKSHTFNCRMLVKFGHGHGAMEEGPGGPRYETMQCFALTQPKAMIEEGEDLQSCMICVARRVTAMERTESFNTRHELSGKLIQIDQNSLRASMRPGWEDLLRRCIQMFLQHSDGQPWSHKRHYHEAFLQGHAETPLYRFSLSDGTPVTAQTKSKLYRHPMSNEPQGFISTHLLQREPNGYRSAQGGNMMPNTMRQQTMGGPNPNAQINMNTSGGMGMGGMGGMNRGFGMNEQSHMGHMGQMSGCSAYGGSSGGGGGGMGNRMMQMSQMGHMNQMGPMNNPGQGMQQHPQQPPFQSSGGFGLSGLNSPSGSPRMGGPQSGLLMSPRNRGSPKMGGNQFSPGGMHSPMSGICSGGGGSGNTTTYSSSSLNALQAISEGVGNSVSTTLMSPSPVHKPDTSPSVHSSSSSQPNQMAKPAQDGSKSPAGGLGLGLGDQHHPMHHHHNHQHPQAESSGDRPDSQATTAPKESSEGSSEAGGGTSETTRRLPDSKGHKKLLQLLTSPTEELAIGGSGPTGPPNLPPSTNSSTPVTSETKDPNGGMTSPSSTGVSSSSSASANSSQTSGLAGVSTSASYTGSLQEKHKILHKLLQNGNTPDEVAKITAEATGKVSLGNQEGAEVGTGASGVGSGPGLITEPKQEQLSPKKEKTHALLHYLLNKDDSKEPLDVKPKLEDLDGKGTSGTAGGPPRGGPGSAPEHHESKIKSEPPDDLHNLESILGDLRGSSSDFYSDQAGGAGSNDTVNKPQGGLDDSLQRSPGMGAGPRGSFQRALSVEGKPPGGLGGAGRRPMLVKQENMIGSPDGYSGNMGQLNRGMVPQRSPMAGSGDWGIPRSSTSPVGSAGHPSMMRPNMEYRGSKGMMTASMVSRSNSIPGSRSMLQQQLMDMGGTTDMMGGNSFNQQSQPNQSTSWSDTLMGMEGNRRQFANTLDELLVPPTTTEGQSDERALLDQLDSLLNNTDGMALEEIDRALGIPDLVSQTQGTEQQLETFTGQEPSMVLDQKPLYGQGYPGPPTMPMQTGYGGNPMQGQPQQGGFGPMLSQMGQSNSFPGMGGMGGMGHPRANMMRPRMMSANKPMRLQLQQRLQGQQFMNQTRQAMGMKMENPGGNPAMRQAMQPGMAAQQGFLNAQMMAQRSREMVTMQMRRQRMMMLMQQQQQQQQAAAGGFSPPPNVTAPGGMDNPVGGLNMVQPGPQQFGYGGNYGMSQQGDPSFGPSGNSPPNTMMPGRLGPQNPMMQQHPQGGPMYQGADMKGWSQGGMGRNSSYPQQQFSQQVPPGQQQQFGQQGNPGQYGGMMMNGGMAAGGGGGGHMGQMGGQIGMNPMVMGRMMGPDQKYC, encoded by the exons ATGAGCGGTTTGGGGGAGAACTCCATGGAACCTCTGAGCTCAGAAAATCGGAAACGCAAACTCTCCACTTGTGACACGCCTGGTCTTGG GAGTGAGAGGAAGCGGCGGGAGCAGGAAAGCAAATATATCGAGGAGCTGGCGGAGCTGATCTCCGCCAACCTTAGCGACATCGACAGCTTCAATGTCAAACCAGACAAATGTGCAATCCTCAAAGAGACAGTGCGCCAAATCCGCCAGATCAAAGAGCAAG GCAAAGCTTCAACCAGTGACGACGATGTTCAGAAATCAGATGTATCCTCAACAGGTCAAGGAGTCATTGACAAAGACCACCTTGGTCCGCTCCTGCTGCAG GCATTGGACGGCTTCCTGTTTGTGGTGAACCGCGAGGGAAGTATTGTGTTTGTGTCGGACAACGTGACACAGTACCTGCAGTACAAACAGGACGAGCTCATTAACACCAGTGTGTACAACATTCTGCACGAAGAAGACAGAGAGGAGTTCCACAAGAACCTGCCCAAGACCAACT TAAATGGAGTGTCGTGGGGAAATGAGGCGACCAGACAGAAGAGTCACACCTTCAACTGCCGAATGCTCGTCAAATTTGGCCACGGCCATGGAGCCATGGAGGAGGGGCCAGGAGGGCCACGCTATGAGACCATGCAATGTTTTGCCCTCACGCAACCTAAGGCCATGATTGAGGAGGGGGAAG ACCTACAGTCATGTATGATATGTGTTGCCCGTCGGGTTACAGCCATGGAGAGAACGGAGAGTTTCAATACAAGGCATGAGCTCTCAG GTAAACTCATCCAGATTGACCAGAACTCTCTGCGAGCATCAATGCGTCCCGGCTGGGAGGACTTATTGCGGCGGTGCATTCAGATGTTCCTTCAGCACAGTGACGGGCAACCCTGGTCACATAAACGCCACTATCACGAAG CTTTTTTGCAGGGTCATGCAGAGACGCCACTTTATCGCTTCTCTCTGTCTGATGGCACTCCAGTCACAGCGCAGACAAAGAGCAAACTGTACCGTCATCCTATGAGCAACGAGCCACAAGGCTTCATCTCCACTCACCTCCTTCAGAG AGAACCAAATGGCTACCGCTCGGCTCAGGGTGGGAACATGATGCCCAACACCATGAGACAGCAAACCATGGGTGGTCCCAACCCCAATgcccaaatcaatatgaacacCAGTGGAGGGATGGGCATGGGGGGCATGGGTGGAATGAACAGGGGCTTTGGTATGAACGAGCAAAGCCACATGGGTCACATGGGTCAGATGAGTGGCTGCTCCGCATATGGAGGAAGCAGTGGTGGAGGGGGCGGAGGCATGGGCAACCGCATGATGCAGATGAGCCAGATGGGACATATGAACCAAATGGGTCCCATGAATAACCCAGGCCAAGGTATGCAGCAGCACCCACAGCAGCCCCCCTTCCAGAGCAGCGGTGGTTTTGGGTTGAGTGGCTTGAACAGCCCTTCAGGAAGCCCCCGGATGGGTGGTCCCCAATCAGGACTCTTAATGTCACCTCGAAATAGAGGTAGTCCAAAGATGGGCGGCAATCAGTTTTCTCCAGGAG GCATGCACTCGCCCATGAGTGGCATTTGCAGTGGTGGAGGAGGCAGTGGGAACACAACAACCTACTCCAGCAGCTCCCTAAACGCCTTACAAGCAATCAGTGAAGGAGTAGGGAACTCCGTCAGCACCACTCTGATGTCTCCTTCGCCAGTACATAAACCTGATACCTCTCCTAGCGTccactcctcttcttcttcccagCCAAACCAAATGGCCAAACCAGCCCAGGATGGATCCAAAAGCCCAGCGGGAGGCTTGGGGCTCGGGCTCGGTGACCAGCACCACCCCATGCACCATCACCACAATCATCAGCATCCTCAGGCTGAGAGTTCTGGGGATAGACCTGACAGCCAAGCAACTACAGCACCGAAAGAATCTTCAGAGGGGAGCAGCGAGGCTGGTGGGGGGACATCGGAGACCACTAGAAGGTTACCAGACAGTAAGGGCCATAAGAAATTGCTCCAGTTGCTGACCTCGCCAACGGAGGAGCTCGCGATAGGAGGCAGTGGACCAACAGGGCCCCCTAATCTGCCACCATCAACCAACAGCAGTACTCCGGTGACCTCAGAAACTAAGGACCCCAATGGGGGGATGACTAGCCCCTCATCCACGGGTGTGTCCTCTTCGTCCTCAGCCAGTGCCAATTCAAGCCAGACAAGCGGGCTTGCGGGTGTGTCCACATCAGCTAGCTACACGGGCTCACTGCAAGAAAAGCATAAAATCCTCCACAAGCTTCTCCAGAATGGCAATACACCTGATGAGGTAGCAAAGATCACAGCCGAGGCTACAGGAAAGGTGTCACTCGGGAACCAAGAGGGTGCTGAAGTAGGTACCGGAGCGTCGGGTGTAGGGAGCGGGCCGGGCTTAATCACTGAACCCAAGCAGGAGCAGCTTAGCCCCAAAAAGGAGAAAACTCATGCCCTCCTTCACTATCTACTCAACAAGGATGATTCTAAAGAGCCATTGGATGTCAAGCCCAAACTGGAGGATTTAGACGGCAAGGGAACCTCTGGGACCGCTGGCGGTCCTCCACGGGGAGGCCCTGGATCTGCACCTGAACATCATGAGAGTAAGATCAAGTCAGAGCCACCTGATGAT TTGCACAACCTTGAGTCTATCCTGGGAGATCTGAGGGGGTCAAGCTCTGATTTTTACTCAGATCAGGCAGGAGGTGCTGGGTCAAATGACACAGTTAACAAACCACAGGGTGGCCTTGATGACAGCCTACAGA GGAGTCCAGGTATGGGTGCAGGACCTCGAGGGTCCTTTCAGAGGGCCTTATCTGTGGAGGGGAAGCCTCCCGGTGGGCTTGGAGGAGCAGGAAGACGCCCCATGCTTGTCAAGCAGGAGAATATGATTGGTAGTCCAGATGGCTACTCAGGAAACATGG GACAACTGAATAGGGGCATGGTTCCCCAGAGATCTCCCATGGCTGGATCTGGAGACTGGGGTATACCTCGATCCAGTACCAGTCCAGTGGGTTCAGCTGGCCACCCCTCCATGATGCGTCCCAATATGGAGTACAGGGGTAGCAAAGGAATGATGACGGCGTCCATGGTGAGCCGTTCCAACAGTATTCCGGGATCCAGGTCTATGCTTCAGCAGCAGCTGATGGACATGG GTGGCACCACTGACATGATGGGTGGGAACTCCTTCAACCAGCAAAGCCAGCCCAACCAGTCCACTTCATGGTCAGATACTCTCATGGGCATGGAAGGCAACAG ACGCCAATTCGCCAACACTCTGGATGAACTTCTGGTGCCACCCACTACCACTGAGGGTCAAAGTGACGAGCGGGCGCTTTTGGACCAGCTGGATTCCCTTTTGAACAACACGGATGGCATGGCCCTTGAGGAGATAGACAGGGCTCTTGGCATTCCAGACCTCGTCAGCCAG ACACAGGGAACAGAGCAGCAACTGGAGACTTTTACTGGACAGGAACCGTCAATGGTGCTGGACCAGAAGCCTCTGTATGGACAAGGCTATCCCGGACCCCCGACTATGCCCATGCAAACTGGCTACGGAGGGAACCCAATGCAGGGACAACCTCAGCAGGGAGGATTTGGGCCCATGTTGTCACAAATGGGACAAAGCAACAGCTTCCCCGGCATGGGTGGAATGGGGGGCATGGGGCACCCTCGTGCAAACATGATGAGGCCGAGGATGATGAGTGCTAATAAGCCCATGAGGCTCCAGCTGCAACAGAGGCTGCAGGGACAACAG TTCATGAATCAGACCCGCCAGGCCATGGGCATGAAGATGGAGAACCCTGGAGGCAATCCCGCCATGCGGCAAGCCATGCAGCCAGGCATGGCTGCACAG cagggTTTCTTGAACGCTCAGATGATGGCTCAGCGCAGCAGGGAGATGGTGACAATGCAGATGAGGAGGCAGCGcatgatgatgctgatgcagcaacagcagcagcaacagcaggcgGCTGCAGGTGGATTCAGCCCCCCGCCAAACGTCACCGCTCCCGGCGGCATGGACAACCCAGTGGGGGGGCTAAATATGGTTCAGCCTGGTCCCCAGCAGTTCGGCTACGGAGGGAATTATG GAATGAGCCAGCAGGGGGACCCGTCATTTGGTCCTTCTGGCAATAGTCCTCCAAACACCATGATGCcaggccgcctggggcctcaaAATCCCATGATGCAACAACACCCGCAGGGTGGTCCTATGTACCAGGGTGCGGATATGAAGGGCTGGTCGCAGGGAGGCATGGGACGCAACAG TTCGTACCCTCAGCAGCAGTTTAGCCAACAAGTGCCACcagggcagcagcagcagtttggGCAGCAAGGAAATCCAGGCCAGTATGGGGGCATGATGATGAACGGCGGCATGGCCGCcggtggaggaggtggtggtcACATGGGTCAGATGGGAGGTCAGATAGGCATGAATCCAATGGTAATGGGGCGCATGATGGGACCAGATCAG AAATATTGCTGA